The following are from one region of the Mangifera indica cultivar Alphonso chromosome 14, CATAS_Mindica_2.1, whole genome shotgun sequence genome:
- the LOC123195638 gene encoding uncharacterized protein LOC123195638, giving the protein MGSDDRQSSPGLMISSTHSIRSFLLSASKDSHVSPQLQQLALHLASLTPVPYKSIRNIWMASHPSARPELIHLFSGSEFVLNSPRPREKSEELKARLRDLAERAERNEYRELVKDIMPNNEQNEPFSSYKDQLGFGLHVALTMFTGYLVGYAAFRALFSHSPAMSAAGGILGLVFGMLVETFLFIIRSSNQDLKLSSSASKQKKNQ; this is encoded by the exons ATGGGATCCGACGACCGGCAGAGCTCACCAGGACTAATGATCTCCAGCACCCACTCGATTCGCTCCTTTCTTCTCTCTGCTTCTAAAGATTCTCACGTCTCACCACAATTACAACAGCTCGCTCTCCATCTCGCCTCTCTAACTCCGGTTCCCTACAAGTCCATTCGAAATATATGGATGGCGTCTCATCCCTCAGCACGACCCGAACTGATCCACTTGTTCTCTGGATCCGAATTCGTCTTAAACAGCCCCAGACCTAGAGAGAAG AGTGAAGAATTGAAGGCTAGATTGAGGGACTTAGCAGAAAGAGCTGAGAGGAATGAGTATCGAGAGCTTGTTAAAGATATTATGCCTAACAATGAACAAAATGAGCCTTTCTCTTCTTATAAAGATCAGCTTGGTTTTG GTTTACATGTTGCACTTACAATGTTTACTGGCTATTTGGTTGGATATGCTGCGTTCAGAGCATTGTTTAGCCACAGCCCTGCCATG AGTGCTGCCGGAGGCATTCTTGGATTGGTTTTTGGCATGCTTGTGGAGacatttctttttatcattAGAAGTTCTAATCAAGATCTCAAATTATCTTCTTCTGCCTCCAAGCAAAAGAAGAATCAGTAG
- the LOC123195933 gene encoding uncharacterized protein LOC123195933, protein MSGGESWFSPSRIPEQDIGGTGNDRVDYSGDDKRKIGDYYRELVKSNPADSLILRNYGKFLHEIENDTAKAEEYYGRAILANPGDGEVLCLYGNLIWMTQRDGDRAKAYFDQAVKVSPSDSTVLASYALFMWESEEDDDGEEEGIDNKAKTSPPLVAAF, encoded by the exons ATGAGCGGAGGCGAAAGTTGGTTCTCACCGTCGAGAATTCCCGAGCAGGATATTGGCGGAACTGGAAATGATCGCGTAGATTACAGCGGCGATGATAAGAGAAAGATTGGCGATTATTATCGCGAGTTAGTAAAGTCAAACCCTGCGGATTCTCTAATTCTTCGAAACTACGGAAAGTTCTTGCATGAG ATAGAAAATGATACAGCGAAAGCAGAGGAATATTACGGAAGAGCAATATTGGCAAATCCTGGTGACGGAGAGGTTCTGTGCTTGTACGGAAACTTGATTTGGATGACACAGAGAGACGGCGACAGAGCAAAGGCTTATTTCGATCAAGCGGTCAAGGTCTCTCCCAGCGATTC GACGGTGTTGGCGTCGTATGCACTATTTATGTGGGAATCAGAGGAGGACGACGACGGAGAGGAGGAAGGAATCGATAACAAAGCCAAAACGTCACCGCCCTTGGTCGCAGCGTTTTAA
- the LOC123196312 gene encoding LOW QUALITY PROTEIN: RNA-binding protein 34-like (The sequence of the model RefSeq protein was modified relative to this genomic sequence to represent the inferred CDS: inserted 1 base in 1 codon) — translation MAKKKLEDDTVPAPSSIFTSLFGGVPDENSAVSSIFXDNNPFKRKNQDSQSGSEPAVNPKTSGSSDSNIAKLKKVKKKDEKPNLDLRDEEATQTHQKPNLNDQVGEKRNKKKRKRDEVEREYEEKKYGAKAEEVEKVVVGEKRKKPENETEDMLASSKDEGFDDENKLLRTVFVGNLPLKVKKKMLLKEFSKFGEVESIRIRSVPILDTKTPRKGAILKKQFNEDADSVHAYIVFKSEQSAEGALSHNMAVVGGNHIRVDRACPPCKKLKGEDAPLYDNKRTVFVGNLPFDVKDEEIYQLFCGLNNVGSSVEAVRVIRHPHMRVGKGIAYVLFKTREAANLVVKKRNLKLRDRELRLSHAGQNSTSSKRKNIAPAVNTPSKKFVGDSRSPGIASQSNSKATLSYQGLRASKSGTEKKVQLGSSGSGNKMKSKVQKGEKGKIRQEKRPAVALRKARANATRDGVALKQVGAKRKLDSRTPDSSHRKKKAKRFR, via the exons ATGGCCAAAAAGAAACTCGAAGACGACACCGTTCCAGCTCCAAGCTCCATCTTTACAAGCCTATTCGGTGGCGTTCCGGATGAAAACTCCGCCGTTTCTTCCATCT TCGATAACAATCCCTTCAAAAGGAAAAACCAAGATTCGCAATCAGGGTCTGAGCCCGCCGTAAACCCTAAGACGTCTGGCTCCTCCGACTCTAACATTGCTAAGCTGaagaaagttaagaaaaaagatgaaaaacccaatcTTGATTTACGTGATGAAGAAGCCACTCAGACCCACCAAAAACCTAATTTGAATGATCAAGTGGGTGAAAAGAGGAacaaaaagaagaggaagagagatGAAGTGGAGAGAGAATACGAGGAGAAAAAGTATGGAGCAAAAGCTGAAGAAGTAGAGAAGGTGGTGGtgggagagaagagaaagaaaccAGAGAATGAGACGGAGGATATGTTGGCGAGTTCTAAGGACGAAGGTTTTGATGATGAGAATAAGCTCTTGAGGACTGTTTTTGTTGGGAATTTGCCTTTGAAGGTCAAGAAGAAGATGCTGTTGAAGGAGTTTAGTAAGTTTGGGGAAGTTGAGTCAATAAGGATTCGCTCTGTGCCAATCTTAGAT ACTAAAACACCAAGGAAGGGTGCAATACTAAAAAAGCAATTCAATGAAGATGCAGACAG TGTTCATGCATATATTGTTTTCAAATCAGAGCAATCTGCTGAGGGTGCTTTGTCCCATAATATGGCTGTG GTCGGAGGGAATCATATTCGCGTTGATAGGGCTTGCCCACCATGCAAGAAGTTGAAGGGGGAGGATGCTCCACTTTATGATAACAAGAGGACTGTATTTGTGGGTAACCTTCCATTTGATGTAAAG gATGAAGAAATTTATCAACTCTTTTGTGGTCTTAACAATGTGGGATCCAGTGTTGAAGCTGTTCGGGTAATTAGACATCCTCATATGAGAGTGGGAAAGGGCATCGCATATGTCTTATTTAAAACAAGG GAAGCTGCAAATTTGGTTGTTAAGAAGCGTAACTTAAAGCTTCGGGATAGGGAGCTCAGGCTTTCTCATGCTGGGCAGAATTCCACCTCATCTAAGAGAAAGAATATAGCCCCTGCAGTTAATACCCCCTCCAAGAAATTTGTGGGGGATTCAAGGAGTCCAGGCATTGCCagtcaatcaaattcaaaggcTACTTTGTCATACCAGGGTTTGCGGGCTAGCAAATCTGGCACAGAAAAGAAAGTCCAGCTAGGGAGCAGTGGATCGGGTAATAAGATGAAATCAAAAGTTCAGAAAGGGGAGAAGGGAAAAATACGTCAGGAGAAAAGACCAGCGGTTGCTCTGAGGAAGGCAAGGGCGAATGCTACTAGGGATGGTGTTGCTTTGAAACAAGTAGGGGCAAAACGCAAGCTGGACAGCCGGACTCCAGATAGTTCTCATAGGAAGAAGAAAGCCAAGAGATTTAGGTAG
- the LOC123196313 gene encoding uncharacterized membrane protein At4g09580-like — protein MGKIEESNGNLKSINKFPLRFWEVVMASMVVIGFVVGLLLVYLTMPASDYSFLKLPRSLEDLQILRDHLDNYASDYTIQVLVGYCAVYIFMQTFMIPGTIFMSLLAGSLFGVIKGVALVVFSATAGASSCYFLSKLIGRPLVFTLWPDKLVFFQDQVARRRENLLNYMLFLRLTPTLPNTFINVASPIVDVPYHIFFLATVIGLIPAAYVTVKAGIALGELQSLGDLYDFNSVATLFFIGVISITPTLISKSKT, from the exons ATGGGGAAGATTGAAGAGAGTAATGGGAATTTGAAATCAATTAACAAGTTTCCATTAAGGTTTTGGGAGGTGGTGATGGCTTCAATGGTGGTGATTGGTTTCGTGGTGGGGTTGCTGCTGGTTTATCTGACTATGCCCGCATCTGATTACAGCTTCCTCAAGCTCCCTAGAAGCCTTGAGGATCTTCAAATCCTTAG AGATCACCTTGATAACTACGCAAGCGACTATACCATACAGGTCTTGGTGGGATACTGTGCGGTCTACATTTTCATGCAAACTTTCATGATTCCAGGGACTATTTTTATGTCTCTGCTTGCTGGATCCCTTTTTGGTGTCATCAAGGGTGTAGCTCTGGTTGTGTTCAGTGCCACTGCTGGTGCTTCTTCTTGCTATTTCTTGTCGAAATTGATTGGTCGACCTCTTGTCTTTACATTATGGCCTGACAAGCTGGTTTTCTTCCAGGATCAG GTAGCTAGAAGAAGAGAGAATTTGTTGAACTACATGCTTTTCCTGAGACTGACCCCAACTTTGCCTAACACGTTTATTAATGTTGCTTCACCAATAGTTGATGTAccatatcatatatttttcctGGCAACTGTTATTGGACTCATTCCTGCTGCTTATGTAACTGTCAAG GCTGGTATAGCGCTTGGAGAGTTGCAGTCTTTGGGGGATCTTTATGATTTCAACTCCGTGGCGACTCTTTTCTTTATCGGTGTCATCTCCATTACCCCAACACTAATAAGCAAGAGCAAAACATAG